The proteins below come from a single Orcinus orca chromosome 6, mOrcOrc1.1, whole genome shotgun sequence genomic window:
- the LZTS1 gene encoding leucine zipper putative tumor suppressor 1, which yields MGSVSSLISGHGFHSKHCRASQYKLRKSSHLKKLNRYSDGLLRFGFSQDSGHGKSSSKMGKSEDFFYIKVSQKARGSHRPDYTALSSGDLGGQAGVDFGPSTPPKLMPFSNQLEMDLEKGAVRPTAFKPVLPRSGAILHSSPESASHQLHPAPPDKPEEQGLKPGLCSGALSDSGRNSMSSLPTHSTTSSYQLDPLVTPVGPASRFGGSAHNITQGILLQDSNMMSLKALSFSDGGSKLAHPSRADKGSIRSPISTDQCTVQDLEQKLLEREGELQKLHRSFEEKGLAASQAYEERPRRCKDEPEGLEPKGKLKPAAQKSQRAQQVLHLQVLQLQQEKRQLRQELESLMKEQDLLETKLRSYEKEKTSFVPALEETQWEVCQKSGEISLLKQQLKESQTEINAKASEILNLKAQLKDTRGRLEGLELKTQDLESALRTKGLELEVCENELQRKKNEAELLREKVNLLELQAQAALPRGRDTAALGPASAEDVPALQRELERLRAELREERQGHDQMSSGFQHERLLWKEEKEKVIQYQKQLQQSYLAMYQRNQRLEKTLQQLARADGAGEPFEIDLEGADIPYEDIIATEI from the exons ATGGGCAGCGTCAGCAGCCTCATCTCCGGCCATGGCTTCCACAGTAAGCACTGCCGGGCCTCCCAGTACAAATTGCGCAAGTCCTCCCACCTCAAGAAGCTCAATCGGTATTCAGACGGCCTGCTGAGATTTGGCTTCTCCCAGGACTCGGGTCATGGCAAGTCCAGCTCCAAAATGGGCAAGAGTGAAGACTTCTTCTATATCAAGGTCAGCCAGAAGGCCCGGGGCTCCCACCGCCCCGATTACACTGCACTGTCCAGTGGGGACCTAGGGGGCCAGGCCGGGGTGGACTTTGGCCCGTCCACCCCACCCAAGCTCATGCCCTTCTCCAACCAGCTAGAAATG GACTTGGAGAAGGGTGCTGTGAGACCCACGGCCTTCAAGCCGGTGCTGCCACGGTCGGGCGCCATCCTCCACTCGTCCCCCGAGAGCGCCAGCCACCAGCTGCACCCTGCGCCTCCGGACAAGCCCGAGGAGCAGGGGCTGAAGCCCGGCCTGTGCTCCGGGGCACTGTCTGACTCCGGCCGGAACTCCATGTCCAGCCTGCCTACTCACAGCACCACCAGCAGCTACCAGCTGGACCCGCTGGTCACACCGGTGGGGCCCGCCAGCCGCTTTGGGGGCTCAGCCCACAACATCACTCAGGGCATCCTCCTCCAGGACAGCAACATGATGAGCCTGAAGGCCCTGTCTTTCTCCGACGGGGGCAGCAAGCTGGCCCACCCGAGCAGGGCGGACAAGGGCTCCATCCGCTCCCCCATCTCCACGGACCAGTGCACCGTCCAGGACCTGGAGCAGAAACTGCTGGAGAGGGAGGGCGAGCTCCAGAAACTGCACCGCAGCTTTGAGGAGAAGGGGCTGGCCGCCAGCCAGGCCTACGAGGAGCGACCGCGGCGCTGCAAGGACGAGCCAGAGGGGCTGGAGCCCAAGGGCAAGCTGAAGCCCGCGGCACAGAAGAGCCAGCGCGCCCAGCAGGTGCTGCACCTGCAGGTGCTCCAACTCCAGCAGGAGAAGCGGCAGCTGCGGCAGGAGCTCGAAAGCCTCATGAAGGAGCAGGACCTGCTGGAGACCAAGCTCAGGTCCTATGAGAAGGAGAAGACCAGCTTCGTCCCCGCGCTGGAGGAGACGCAGTGGGAG GTGTGCCAGAAGTCTGGCGAGATCTCTCTCCTGAAGCAGCAGCTGAAGGAGTCCCAGACGGAGATCAACGCCAAGGCCAGCGAGATCCTCAACCTGAAGGCGCAGCTGAAGGATACGCGGGGCAGGCTGGAGGGCCTGGAGCTGAAGACGCAGGACCTGGAGAGCGCGCTGCGCACCAAGGGCCTGGAGCTGGAGGTCTGCGAGAACGAGCTGCAGCGCAAGAAGAACGAGGCGGAGCTCCTGCGGGAGAAGGTGAACCTGCTGGAGCTTCAGGCCCAGGCCGCCCTGCCGCGGGGCCGGGACACGGCCGCCCTGGGGCCTGCCTCCGCCGAGGACGTGCCCGCCCTGCAGCGGGAGCTGGAACGGCTGCGGGCCGAGCTCAGGGAGGAGCGGCAGGGCCATGACCAGATGTCCTCGGGCTTCCAGCATGAGCGGCTGCtatggaaggaggagaaggagaaggtgaTCCAGTACCAGAAGCAGCTGCAGCAGAGCTACCTGGCCATGTACCAGCGGAACCAGCGCCTGGAAAAGACGCTGCAGCAGCTGGCCCGCGCCGATGGTGCCGGGGAGCCCTTTGAGATTGACCTCGAAGGGGCTGACATCCCTTATGAGGACATCATAGCCACTGAGATCTGA